A section of the Candidatus Brocadiaceae bacterium genome encodes:
- a CDS encoding DUF21 domain-containing protein: MLEWALIVAAILFAGLHSGSETGTYCVNRLRLRLRAEQGQASARALLGFARRPRLAISALLIGTNVGNYVATVLIAGKLNHVLGGAHAELYSGLVVPPILLVCAEIIPKSVFQHHADALMYRLVWALQVSQRLFYPFALFLRWLGGLPQALLGAAAPAARQFSRDGFRYYLRQGVAHGVLSPFQQTVADRVLHLKSADVARAMTPLQDVVMLPEDASPEQVREAFAANRYSRLPVYRGERERVVGVLHVMDLALGEGEGVAAVPNDVLTVRRGTSVADALWALRRARQQLAVVTDREDRAVGIITVKDLLEQIVGDLDGW; encoded by the coding sequence GTGCTTGAGTGGGCACTCATCGTCGCCGCCATCCTGTTCGCCGGCCTCCACAGCGGCAGCGAGACGGGCACCTACTGCGTGAACCGACTGCGCCTGCGTCTGCGCGCCGAGCAGGGGCAGGCGTCGGCGCGCGCATTGCTGGGCTTCGCGCGGCGGCCGCGCCTGGCCATCAGCGCCCTGCTGATCGGCACCAACGTGGGCAACTACGTGGCCACCGTGCTGATTGCCGGCAAGCTGAACCACGTGCTCGGGGGGGCTCACGCCGAGCTGTACAGCGGCCTGGTTGTGCCGCCGATCCTGCTGGTCTGCGCCGAGATCATCCCCAAGTCCGTCTTCCAGCACCATGCGGATGCGCTGATGTACCGCCTTGTCTGGGCGCTGCAGGTGAGCCAGCGGCTGTTCTATCCCTTCGCGTTGTTCCTGCGGTGGCTGGGGGGCCTGCCCCAGGCGCTTTTGGGGGCGGCTGCTCCGGCGGCGCGGCAGTTCTCGCGCGACGGCTTCCGGTATTACCTGCGCCAGGGCGTCGCACACGGCGTCCTGTCGCCGTTCCAGCAGACGGTGGCGGACAGGGTGCTGCACCTGAAGTCGGCCGACGTGGCCCGGGCCATGACGCCCTTGCAGGACGTCGTCATGCTGCCCGAGGACGCCTCACCGGAGCAGGTGCGGGAGGCGTTCGCCGCAAACCGCTACTCGCGCCTCCCCGTCTACAGGGGCGAGCGCGAGCGCGTCGTCGGTGTTCTGCACGTTATGGACCTGGCCCTGGGCGAGGGGGAGGGCGTCGCTGCGGTGCCGAATGACGTGTTGACCGTGCGACGGGGGACGAGCGTGGCCGACGCCCTCTGGGCGCTGCGCCGGGCGCGCCAGCAACTGGCCGTTGTGACCGACCGCGAGGACCGTGCCGTCGGCATCATCACGGTCAAGGACCTCCTGGAGCAGATCGTGGGCGATCTGGACGGCTGGTAG